In Nitrosospira briensis C-128, a genomic segment contains:
- a CDS encoding ABC transporter permease — protein sequence MTPGANSRLLAWDSAAIPPKLTVRGDWTLDNYAALGQEITRLRAEVADLAGAQSNQVDLSGLGALDTAGASRLLELLGVELTQKISGPDSVLTTERDALLRTVANAMSATGKIEHTRRRSAAIELLERIGHAMEIFRQQALALLGFTGLTLQALTHTIFRPRRWRITSVVAQIEETGLNAVPIVALLNFMVGAVIAFLGATVLADFGASIYTVNLVAYSFLRELAVLLTAILMAGRTASAFTAQIGSMKANEEIDAARMLGLSPVDLLILPRLLALFVSLPILTFVGMISGILGGAVVCALALDISPAMFLSIFQEQIELRHFLVGMSKAPVFAFVIAVIGCLEGFKVSGSALSVGQHTTSSVVQSIFVVILLDALGALFFMEMGW from the coding sequence ATGACGCCCGGCGCTAATTCAAGACTCCTCGCCTGGGATTCCGCCGCCATCCCGCCCAAACTGACCGTGCGCGGCGATTGGACCCTTGACAACTATGCCGCACTGGGACAGGAAATCACCCGGCTTCGTGCCGAGGTGGCGGATCTGGCTGGCGCGCAAAGTAACCAGGTTGACCTGAGCGGCCTGGGCGCGCTTGACACGGCAGGCGCTTCAAGGCTGCTTGAATTGCTCGGCGTCGAACTCACCCAAAAAATATCCGGCCCCGATTCAGTGCTGACCACGGAACGTGATGCGCTGTTGCGGACCGTAGCGAATGCAATGAGCGCCACCGGTAAAATCGAACATACGCGACGGCGCTCGGCGGCAATCGAACTGCTCGAGAGGATTGGGCATGCCATGGAAATCTTCCGGCAGCAGGCATTAGCATTGCTCGGATTTACGGGTCTCACGCTCCAGGCCTTGACCCACACCATTTTTCGTCCAAGGCGCTGGCGTATCACCTCGGTCGTGGCGCAGATTGAAGAGACTGGCCTGAACGCCGTGCCCATCGTTGCCCTGCTCAATTTCATGGTTGGGGCGGTGATTGCGTTTCTCGGCGCAACGGTGCTGGCCGATTTCGGCGCCAGTATCTATACCGTTAATCTCGTGGCCTATTCATTCCTGCGCGAGCTGGCTGTCCTGCTCACCGCTATTCTGATGGCTGGTCGGACAGCGAGTGCCTTCACAGCCCAGATCGGGTCCATGAAAGCCAATGAGGAAATTGACGCCGCACGCATGCTGGGCCTGAGCCCGGTCGACTTGCTGATATTGCCACGCCTGCTGGCGTTGTTCGTCTCGCTGCCTATTCTTACCTTCGTGGGCATGATCTCGGGCATACTCGGCGGCGCGGTCGTCTGCGCATTGGCGCTGGATATTTCGCCAGCGATGTTCCTGTCGATTTTTCAGGAACAGATCGAGTTGCGGCATTTTCTGGTGGGGATGTCCAAGGCGCCGGTATTCGCTTTCGTGATCGCGGTCATCGGCTGTCTCGAAGGTTTCAAGGTCAGCGGCAGCGCACTGTCGGTTGGCCAGCACACGACTTCCAGCGTGGTCCAATCCATTTTCGTCGTTATTCTTCTGGATGCGCTGGGCGCGCTGTTTTTCATGGAGATGGGATGGTAA
- a CDS encoding F0F1 ATP synthase subunit gamma has translation MMSDSLASLRRKIEGARDLRSVVSTMKAMAAASIGQYQRSTRALDDYYRAVQLGLSVCFRTGMLSSFASPVTGQEVNPWGDVTGAVVFGSDQGLVGRFNEVIADYAIRTLAALPGKTRVWVTGERVYDRLANTGMHVDLQVAGLFTVPLSVKGITPLVGRILMETLMPSPGEGEARRARRDKDGVAQLYLFYNSSRSGAIYAPVHQRLLPLDDAWRRELAGIPWPTNKLPEVMGSGEATLHALIREYLFVSLFRACAESLASENASRLAAMERAEKNIDQLSADLQQSFYRLRQSNIDEELFDVIAGVEALAGRISS, from the coding sequence ATGATGAGCGATAGCCTCGCCAGCCTGCGCCGGAAAATCGAGGGCGCCCGTGATCTGCGGTCGGTGGTCAGCACCATGAAGGCAATGGCAGCGGCGAGCATCGGGCAATACCAAAGATCGACGCGGGCACTGGATGATTATTATCGCGCCGTGCAGCTTGGTTTGAGTGTCTGTTTTCGTACCGGCATGCTATCGTCATTCGCGTCGCCCGTGACCGGACAGGAAGTAAACCCGTGGGGCGACGTAACCGGCGCGGTCGTGTTCGGTTCGGATCAGGGCCTGGTGGGACGATTCAACGAGGTCATTGCCGATTACGCCATTCGGACGCTGGCGGCCTTGCCGGGCAAAACAAGGGTATGGGTGACGGGTGAGCGTGTGTATGATCGGCTGGCGAACACGGGCATGCATGTGGACCTGCAGGTAGCGGGGCTTTTTACCGTTCCGCTTTCGGTCAAGGGCATCACGCCGCTGGTAGGCCGGATTCTGATGGAGACGCTGATGCCGAGTCCAGGGGAAGGCGAAGCCCGGCGGGCAAGGCGCGACAAGGATGGGGTCGCGCAGCTTTATCTCTTCTACAACAGTTCCCGGTCAGGAGCAATATATGCGCCTGTCCATCAGCGGCTGCTGCCGCTGGATGATGCCTGGCGGCGCGAACTGGCTGGAATTCCCTGGCCGACGAACAAGCTGCCGGAGGTGATGGGCAGCGGCGAAGCAACGCTGCATGCGCTGATTCGGGAGTATCTGTTCGTTTCCCTGTTTCGCGCCTGCGCTGAATCGCTCGCGAGTGAAAATGCGAGTCGCCTGGCGGCAATGGAGCGCGCCGAAAAGAATATCGATCAATTGAGCGCTGACCTCCAGCAGAGCTTCTACCGTCTGCGGCAAAGCAACATCGATGAGGAATTGTTCGATGTTATCGCCGGCGTGGAGGCACTGGCAGGGCGCATTTCCTCTTAG
- a CDS encoding DUF2513 domain-containing protein, whose translation MDIFSIFFLTLLGYQLIRDLNLIRKLILAVEAGPTGYVQDEIEIDGYSEEQIGYHAYLLVNAGLANGIDVTTIADTLPQWTILHLTSAGHDFADAARDESIWKKATGIAKEKAGNVTLDVMKQILIHLINKTLGFDNS comes from the coding sequence ATGGATATTTTTTCAATATTCTTTTTAACGCTACTGGGATATCAATTGATACGCGACCTAAATCTGATAAGAAAGCTTATTCTGGCCGTGGAAGCCGGTCCAACAGGGTATGTTCAAGATGAAATTGAGATTGATGGATACTCGGAAGAGCAAATTGGTTACCACGCGTATCTTCTCGTCAATGCTGGGCTAGCCAACGGTATAGATGTCACAACAATTGCTGATACGTTACCTCAATGGACAATTCTTCACCTTACATCCGCGGGTCACGATTTTGCTGATGCTGCTCGGGATGAGTCTATTTGGAAAAAAGCAACAGGGATAGCGAAAGAAAAAGCTGGCAACGTAACCCTTGATGTTATGAAGCAGATTCTAATTCACCTCATCAATAAAACGCTCGGATTCGACAATTCATGA
- the glgP gene encoding alpha-glucan family phosphorylase: MANHTSDRKPLYRLHPTKDVDGYNFLADLALDMRTSWDHSGDHIWEQLDPALWDLTRNPWVVLQTVSREKLQSVFADPVFSKNVAELARERHEAAAAPGWFQQTYPQSPLKCVAYFCMEFMLNEALPIYSGGLGNVAGDQLKAANDLGVPVIGVGLLYQQGYFRQVIDKDGVQQALFPYNDPGQLPITPLRRQNGEWLRLEIKLPGYSVWLRAWQVQVGRTKLYLLDSNDAANYPAHRGITSELYGGGPELRLEQEILLGIGGWRLLAELGIKPEVCHLNEGHAAFAVLERARHCMEEMGHDFKTALSITRVGNLFTTHTAVDAGFDRFDPDLIERYLASYAENELGIACHDLLALGRGNPDDASEPFNMAYLAIHGSGAVNGVSRLHGKVSRHLFGPVFQRWPASEVPVGHVTNGIHVPTWDSVPAAQLWKQACGENRWVGTTEMLEQNVLCLPDIDLWRFRSVASKSLVEYIRKRFTRQLAVTGEPPAAVEAAKSMFDPDALTLGFARRFATYKRPDLLLHDPERLLRLLNNPQRPVQLVMAGKAHPADEAGKALIQEWMRFIHRAGARASVIFLSDYDMHLTEQLVQGVDVWLNTPRRPWEASGTSGMKVLVNGGINLSVLDGWWAEAYTPEVGWALGDGNEHGDDPAWDAIEAEALYDLLEHAVIPEFYTRDEQGIPTAWVTRMRKSMAQLTPRFSTNRVVREYTERHYLPAAAAYGERSANNGALGVQVETWRHAMEHNWPALRFGELRVETDSEYHKFVIHVYLNDLDPELVRVELYADAIFGGTPVRHEMTRLHPLIAAATGFAYHASVPADRPESDYTVRLIPHHHAAEVPLEAAWILWQR, from the coding sequence ATGGCAAACCATACGTCGGACCGCAAACCGCTTTACCGGCTTCATCCCACCAAAGATGTCGACGGATATAATTTCCTGGCCGATCTGGCGCTGGATATGCGAACGTCTTGGGACCACAGTGGGGACCATATATGGGAACAACTGGATCCGGCGCTATGGGATTTGACGCGCAATCCATGGGTGGTGCTGCAGACGGTGTCGCGAGAAAAGCTTCAGAGCGTCTTTGCCGACCCGGTGTTCAGCAAGAACGTCGCCGAGCTGGCGCGGGAAAGGCATGAGGCGGCAGCCGCGCCCGGCTGGTTTCAGCAAACCTATCCGCAATCGCCTTTGAAGTGTGTTGCCTATTTTTGCATGGAATTCATGCTGAACGAAGCGCTTCCCATTTATTCGGGTGGACTGGGCAACGTGGCGGGAGACCAGCTCAAAGCCGCTAATGATCTGGGTGTGCCGGTCATTGGCGTGGGGCTGCTCTATCAACAGGGCTATTTTCGCCAGGTGATCGACAAAGACGGCGTCCAGCAGGCGCTCTTCCCCTATAACGACCCCGGTCAACTGCCTATCACGCCGTTGCGCCGCCAGAATGGGGAATGGTTGCGGCTAGAGATCAAATTGCCGGGCTATTCCGTCTGGCTGCGTGCCTGGCAGGTTCAGGTGGGCAGGACGAAGTTGTATCTGCTGGATAGCAATGACGCGGCAAACTATCCCGCTCACCGCGGTATCACCAGCGAGCTTTACGGAGGCGGTCCGGAGTTGCGGCTCGAGCAGGAGATTTTGCTGGGCATCGGTGGGTGGCGATTGCTTGCTGAACTTGGCATCAAGCCGGAAGTCTGCCATCTGAATGAGGGTCACGCCGCCTTTGCCGTCCTGGAGCGCGCCCGGCACTGCATGGAGGAGATGGGGCATGACTTCAAGACGGCGTTATCCATCACGCGAGTGGGCAATCTTTTCACCACGCACACGGCGGTAGACGCGGGTTTCGATCGTTTCGACCCGGATCTGATCGAGCGATATCTTGCCAGTTATGCCGAGAATGAGCTGGGCATAGCATGCCACGATCTGCTGGCGCTGGGGCGGGGAAATCCGGACGATGCGTCGGAGCCTTTCAACATGGCTTATCTCGCGATCCATGGTAGCGGGGCAGTCAATGGAGTGAGCCGTTTACACGGAAAAGTGAGCAGACACCTCTTCGGGCCTGTTTTCCAGCGATGGCCGGCAAGTGAAGTGCCTGTGGGCCATGTAACCAATGGTATTCATGTGCCGACCTGGGATTCGGTGCCGGCAGCCCAACTGTGGAAACAGGCCTGTGGAGAAAATCGCTGGGTCGGAACCACGGAAATGCTGGAACAGAATGTCCTCTGCCTCCCCGATATCGATCTATGGCGGTTCCGTAGTGTCGCGAGCAAATCGCTTGTCGAGTACATTCGCAAGCGGTTCACTCGGCAACTTGCTGTCACGGGGGAACCGCCCGCAGCAGTCGAGGCAGCCAAAAGCATGTTTGACCCCGATGCCCTGACTCTCGGCTTTGCGCGCCGTTTTGCAACTTACAAAAGGCCAGATCTGCTGCTGCACGATCCCGAGCGGCTGCTGCGGCTGTTGAATAATCCGCAGCGCCCGGTACAGCTTGTCATGGCAGGCAAGGCGCATCCAGCGGACGAGGCGGGCAAAGCGTTGATCCAGGAGTGGATGCGTTTCATCCATCGTGCCGGCGCACGCGCCTCTGTCATCTTTTTGAGCGACTACGACATGCACTTGACGGAGCAACTGGTGCAGGGGGTGGATGTCTGGCTCAATACGCCCCGCAGACCCTGGGAGGCGAGCGGAACAAGCGGAATGAAAGTACTCGTCAATGGCGGCATCAATTTGTCGGTATTGGATGGGTGGTGGGCGGAAGCCTACACGCCGGAGGTAGGGTGGGCGCTGGGCGACGGGAACGAGCATGGCGATGACCCCGCCTGGGATGCGATTGAAGCCGAAGCCCTTTATGATCTGCTTGAGCACGCGGTGATTCCGGAGTTCTATACCCGCGACGAGCAAGGTATTCCTACCGCCTGGGTCACGCGCATGCGCAAGAGCATGGCGCAATTGACGCCCCGTTTTTCCACCAACCGCGTGGTGCGCGAATATACCGAGCGCCATTACCTTCCTGCAGCGGCCGCGTACGGCGAACGGAGCGCCAACAACGGCGCGCTGGGTGTGCAGGTGGAAACCTGGCGGCATGCGATGGAGCATAACTGGCCTGCCTTGCGTTTCGGTGAATTGAGGGTCGAGACCGACAGCGAGTATCACAAATTTGTAATTCATGTATATCTGAATGACCTCGACCCCGAGTTGGTGCGGGTCGAGCTGTATGCGGACGCCATTTTTGGCGGCACTCCCGTGCGCCACGAGATGACGCGGCTGCATCCGCTGATAGCCGCAGCCACGGGCTTTGCCTATCATGCATCCGTGCCGGCGGATCGTCCGGAGTCGGACTACACGGTTCGGCTCATACCCCACCACCACGCCGCGGAAGTTCCGTTGGAGGCGGCCTGGATTTTATGGCAGCGGTGA
- a CDS encoding ABC transporter ATP-binding protein, whose product MVSPTASPSRDVIIQVRDLTNRFGKQTVHEKLNLDVYRGEILGVIGGSGSGKSVLLRTIVGLQTPVSGSVCVLGENVLKLSRERRYRLERRFGLLFQRGALFSSLTVVENVAVPLMESAGLSRADAEHLADVKLALAGLPASASEKYPATLSGGMVKRAALARALALDPDILFLDEPTAGLDPIGAAEFDQLIITLRDALGLTVFIVTHDLDTLYTICDRVAVLSGKHVLVADTLDVVEATDDAWVRDYFHGPRGRAAHQAGRQRLQEAG is encoded by the coding sequence ATGGTAAGCCCGACTGCTTCTCCCAGCCGCGATGTGATAATTCAAGTCCGCGATCTGACAAACCGTTTTGGCAAGCAGACCGTACATGAAAAGCTGAATCTGGACGTTTATCGTGGGGAGATCCTGGGCGTGATCGGTGGCTCCGGCTCAGGCAAGTCGGTACTATTGCGTACGATAGTTGGATTGCAGACACCTGTGTCAGGGAGTGTATGTGTGCTTGGCGAAAACGTCCTCAAGTTGTCGCGTGAGCGCCGATACCGGCTCGAGCGGCGGTTTGGCTTGCTTTTCCAGCGCGGCGCCTTGTTTTCTTCGCTGACCGTCGTCGAAAATGTCGCTGTGCCGCTCATGGAAAGTGCCGGCCTCAGCCGGGCCGATGCCGAGCATCTGGCGGACGTAAAACTTGCACTGGCGGGGCTACCCGCCAGTGCAAGCGAAAAATACCCGGCCACGTTGTCCGGGGGCATGGTAAAACGGGCTGCGCTTGCGCGGGCACTGGCACTCGACCCGGACATACTCTTTCTGGATGAACCTACGGCGGGCCTTGACCCGATAGGCGCCGCGGAATTCGACCAACTCATCATCACTTTGCGCGACGCGCTGGGGCTGACTGTTTTCATTGTGACGCACGATCTCGATACGCTCTACACCATCTGTGACCGGGTTGCGGTACTGTCCGGCAAACACGTCCTGGTGGCGGATACACTGGATGTCGTTGAAGCCACCGACGACGCCTGGGTGCGGGATTATTTTCACGGCCCACGCGGGCGGGCGGCTCACCAGGCCGGACGCCAGCGGTTGCAGGAGGCCGGTTGA
- a CDS encoding MlaD family protein — protein MEPRAHHVLIGLFTVIAVAAVSLFVLWLGKSPSDTGQRYYSVIFNEAVRGLSVGSAVQYSGIKVGDVVGLALDPHDPRKVLARIRVQGNVQIKQDTQARLSFTGITGNSIIELSGGSPDSRKLVAAEGEDPVIVATPSPIAKLLEQSDSTMADITELILRAKDVLSRENVQHVSKTVENIAQASGAIAGQSENFKVLVKELTAASKQANLALQRASLMMDSTDALINNQGARTLDSVERTAASLAKTTATIDQLLLDNQDALGGGMRGLNELGPALQELQKTLGSMNRIMRRLEDNPADYLTGREKIQEFEP, from the coding sequence ATGGAACCCCGCGCTCATCATGTGCTGATCGGGCTCTTCACCGTTATCGCCGTGGCGGCTGTCTCGCTATTCGTTTTATGGTTAGGAAAATCGCCCAGCGATACCGGACAGCGATATTACAGCGTCATTTTCAACGAAGCGGTAAGAGGCTTGTCCGTCGGCAGCGCCGTCCAGTACAGCGGTATAAAGGTGGGCGATGTGGTCGGGCTTGCGCTCGATCCGCACGATCCCCGCAAAGTACTCGCCCGGATACGTGTGCAAGGCAATGTCCAGATCAAACAGGATACCCAGGCGCGGCTGTCGTTTACGGGCATCACCGGAAACTCCATTATAGAACTGAGCGGCGGGTCTCCGGATAGCCGGAAGCTGGTGGCGGCGGAAGGCGAAGATCCTGTGATCGTGGCCACCCCTTCTCCAATTGCCAAACTGCTGGAGCAGAGTGACAGTACCATGGCGGACATCACCGAGTTGATCCTGCGCGCCAAGGATGTCTTGTCACGAGAAAACGTGCAGCACGTGAGTAAAACGGTAGAAAATATCGCGCAGGCTTCGGGGGCGATAGCCGGGCAGAGCGAGAATTTCAAAGTGCTGGTGAAGGAATTGACGGCTGCCAGCAAGCAGGCAAACCTGGCGTTGCAGCGAGCTTCGCTGATGATGGATAGCACCGACGCCCTGATCAATAACCAGGGCGCGCGTACTTTGGACAGCGTGGAGCGAACGGCGGCTTCGCTGGCAAAAACCACTGCCACCATCGACCAGCTGCTGCTCGACAACCAGGATGCGCTTGGTGGCGGAATGCGGGGTTTGAACGAGCTTGGGCCTGCCCTGCAAGAACTGCAAAAAACACTGGGCTCAATGAACAGGATAATGCGCCGGCTGGAGGATAACCCGGCCGATTATCTGACCGGCCGTGAAAAAATTCAGGAGTTTGAACCATGA
- a CDS encoding amidohydrolase family protein, which translates to MSFLSPEELARLSSAESLFPSPIPVQSISSDEFMPLPQTPRQREFEVRIKEAGTRMAKRLGISRRKFLQTAAGMATAFLAMNDTYGPIFGVSRAEAKTPEEADARAKKLSGQFIMDMHTHFLRPGTRLAGFINARKAVGKAGWNPELVDKEQTLDDLMFMNYIKEIYLDSDTKVACISGAPSEIPEDWFLTNEMKAQARAAVNGLAGRKRMLSHAVFTPGYPGWMEQLDHALADLKPDSIKGYTIGDNTHKDLSKHPWRLDDEKLVYPAYEKIQKAGIKNICIHKGLFPPSVEQRFPHLLGYCDVRDVGKAAQDWPQLNFIIYHSGYRWAGGGTAQDAWKQFEQGGRIEWVTDLAEIPAKYGVGNVYADLGQVFAQSTIADPRVAAIVTGQLIRGLGADHVCWGTDAIWTGSPQWQIEALRRLEIPETLQKKYGLEPLGPADGPVKTAIFGDNNARLYSFTTQQRSGLTDDGIASYKNLYGKHGVGRTNLAYGYVLKNA; encoded by the coding sequence ATGAGCTTTCTTTCCCCCGAAGAACTGGCACGACTTTCATCCGCTGAATCGCTTTTTCCTTCCCCTATCCCGGTTCAGTCGATATCGAGCGATGAGTTCATGCCGCTGCCGCAGACGCCCCGGCAGCGAGAATTCGAGGTCCGGATCAAGGAAGCGGGCACGCGCATGGCGAAGCGCCTGGGCATCAGCCGGAGGAAATTTCTCCAGACGGCAGCCGGGATGGCGACGGCGTTTCTCGCCATGAATGATACGTACGGGCCGATCTTTGGCGTATCGCGTGCCGAAGCGAAAACGCCCGAAGAAGCCGACGCGCGCGCAAAAAAGCTGTCCGGGCAATTCATCATGGATATGCACACTCACTTCCTGCGTCCCGGCACTCGGCTTGCCGGTTTTATCAACGCGCGCAAGGCCGTGGGCAAAGCCGGCTGGAACCCGGAACTGGTAGACAAGGAGCAGACGCTCGATGACTTGATGTTCATGAACTACATCAAGGAAATCTATCTGGACAGCGATACCAAAGTCGCCTGCATCAGCGGCGCGCCTTCCGAGATTCCAGAGGACTGGTTTCTGACCAACGAAATGAAAGCCCAGGCACGTGCCGCCGTGAATGGGCTTGCCGGCCGCAAGCGCATGTTATCGCATGCCGTTTTCACGCCCGGTTATCCCGGCTGGATGGAGCAGCTGGATCATGCGTTGGCCGATCTCAAGCCGGATTCGATCAAGGGCTACACCATTGGTGACAATACGCATAAGGATTTGTCAAAACATCCGTGGCGCCTGGACGACGAGAAACTTGTTTATCCCGCCTATGAAAAGATCCAGAAAGCCGGCATCAAAAACATCTGCATTCACAAGGGGTTGTTTCCGCCATCGGTGGAGCAGCGGTTTCCGCACCTGCTGGGTTACTGCGACGTGCGCGACGTGGGGAAGGCGGCGCAGGACTGGCCGCAGCTCAACTTCATCATTTATCACAGCGGCTATCGCTGGGCCGGGGGCGGAACGGCGCAGGATGCCTGGAAGCAGTTCGAGCAGGGCGGGCGCATCGAGTGGGTGACCGATCTTGCCGAGATACCGGCGAAGTATGGTGTCGGAAATGTATATGCGGATCTGGGCCAGGTGTTCGCCCAATCCACTATTGCCGATCCAAGGGTGGCGGCCATTGTCACGGGACAACTCATCCGGGGCCTCGGCGCAGACCATGTTTGCTGGGGCACCGATGCAATCTGGACCGGCTCGCCGCAATGGCAGATCGAGGCGCTGCGCCGCCTGGAAATTCCGGAGACCTTGCAGAAAAAGTATGGCCTGGAACCGCTGGGGCCGGCCGACGGCCCGGTCAAAACGGCTATTTTCGGCGACAACAATGCGCGGCTTTACAGTTTCACGACTCAGCAACGTTCCGGGTTGACCGATGACGGGATCGCTTCATATAAGAACTTGTACGGCAAGCATGGCGTGGGACGCACTAATCTCGCCTATGGCTATGTGCTGAAGAACGCCTGA
- a CDS encoding ABC-type transport auxiliary lipoprotein family protein yields the protein MMGRALRPQYFCRFGLISAVMGLVFLSSCSILPKAEKLEIYQLPSSSIPRSAQAGSLPWALRIATPHSSQLTDSMRVLVLRQDNQISAYKGIRWGNPAPILLRDQLAKAFRTDGRFSSVSSGNNNLMADLELGGDLTAFQVEYKNGIPAVNIRLYATLVQPGRNRIVATRSFEIVEPVQGGEIPEVIAAFGRATDRLAAEIIDWTLQYEPASQPAVE from the coding sequence ATGATGGGTCGTGCGCTTCGGCCGCAATACTTTTGCCGTTTCGGGCTGATATCGGCAGTGATGGGACTGGTATTCCTGTCTTCCTGCTCGATATTGCCGAAAGCCGAAAAGCTGGAGATCTATCAACTGCCCTCCTCTTCGATTCCGCGCTCGGCCCAGGCAGGCAGCCTGCCGTGGGCGCTGCGCATTGCTACCCCGCACAGCAGCCAGTTGACCGACAGCATGCGCGTGCTGGTACTGCGGCAGGACAATCAGATCAGTGCTTACAAGGGCATACGCTGGGGCAACCCGGCACCGATTTTACTGCGTGATCAGCTCGCCAAAGCCTTTCGCACCGATGGCAGGTTCAGTTCCGTGAGCAGCGGCAACAATAATCTAATGGCCGATCTGGAGCTCGGGGGTGACCTGACCGCATTCCAGGTGGAATACAAAAACGGCATACCGGCCGTGAATATCCGTTTATACGCAACGCTGGTGCAGCCCGGAAGAAACCGCATCGTAGCCACGCGCAGCTTCGAGATCGTCGAACCCGTACAAGGCGGGGAAATACCTGAAGTCATCGCGGCATTCGGCAGGGCCACCGACCGGCTCGCCGCAGAGATAATCGATTGGACGCTGCAATACGAACCGGCTTCGCAACCCGCTGTGGAATAA